The genomic stretch GATGCCGAGTTCTCGGATCAGCGGCACCCAGATCTGAGTCTCCTCCATCAGGAATGCGCGCAACTCGGTGGGCGACTTGACCATAGTTTCCATGCCCATCTCGGCGAAGCGCTGGCGCAACTCGGCCTCGCGGAGAACGGCGGCAACCTCTGCAGACATCCGCGCCGCGATTTCGCTCGGTACTCTCGCTGGCATTACCACGCCCTGCCAGGAGTACACGTCCGAACCTGGAAAGCCTGCCTCCGCCATTGTTGGGATGGTGGAGAATTTCTCGACCCGCGTTGGCTGCATGAAGGCGAGCGGACGCAGGAGGTTGGTATTGATCTGCGTCGCTACGCTGCCGATGTCCATAAAAGTCGCATGCGCCGACCCGGAGACGACGTCTGTCACCGCCGGTGCGCCGCCGCGATAAGGCACATGCGTGATCTGGAGGCGTTCCTTGCGTGCGAAGCGCTCTACCGCGAGGTGCCCGGATGAGCCGATGCCTGGCGAGGCGAAGTTGAGGTAGCCTGGCCGCTGCCGCGCCAGC from Roseomonas fluvialis encodes the following:
- a CDS encoding Bug family tripartite tricarboxylate transporter substrate binding protein, translating into MKMTDSKGIGRRVALAFGGLAGTLARPALAQTWPSRPMRWIVPFPPGGGTDLVARTVAAGVGARLSQPIVIDNRAGASTIIGAEATARSAPDGYTMMTATSTTLVFNPGMFQRLPYNPLDDFTHVAGLAMFPHVLVVNPRLEAQNVAELVALARQRPGYLNFASPGIGSSGHLAVERFARKERLQITHVPYRGGAPAVTDVVSGSAHATFMDIGSVATQINTNLLRPLAFMQPTRVEKFSTIPTMAEAGFPGSDVYSWQGVVMPARVPSEIAARMSAEVAAVLREAELRQRFAEMGMETMVKSPTELRAFLMEETQIWVPLIRELGIRLDT